In one Columba livia isolate bColLiv1 breed racing homer chromosome 23, bColLiv1.pat.W.v2, whole genome shotgun sequence genomic region, the following are encoded:
- the LOC135576117 gene encoding maestro heat-like repeat-containing protein family member 2B, producing MRALRALCPCVCPPSRASSPEDRDGVTGTVPEAVDTFVAIGTSGLKQLQDHEGNRVDTYRELEHALQGEDGCLPGGVVNRLIAEASGDLRAAQGVMDDVKMAASDFLVALARTHFYFVMAELQSHLKVVGKVPDEAVLVTLGKMAGSYALRCVPFAGATLLALRRTLSRAGSGRTLRIICGVLERWSKGITMYLCSQKRHPFPQSRAAQLCGDLYPLFHHAVVNWLGCKEEQVRSAACHSWGHSGGVHDNRAVLGAVTAMVGVLVCEERHCQRAREQLLRLLRQHQRVQDTSRVTENLGHVLQMLGGGQTPTPRGSALAPHTAGHHQVPDVTEEPGPAHKAKPSRPMTLQARTCPAAVLRSQLRHGSEAQRVATLSLLGELARSDAPVARKKLPQVVAAVQLVCNDPSAQVQRAVLEFIWELLSSGSQSCWPRDVVGHIFSEYSRSSGRLAAGGLFAWKPQEDRALQSLCVDILGSLDVTRRGMSQLLWPRLLQYVVPAQYSGVLIPLSRGLRALLERRERAGCEEEEEPDAVDSPEQARLPAPQALLARTLVLAAAPHTSSGRAVAALQLLQALQGWICGALGTAWATEIPLLLQHLAGRAESSLDSAEWEQHVLKFLRASLKLIEDETWSVGLSQQLSRQLGSSAPGSWQKLFLYKALGTALAGCRDLSHVQGQVLRFLQDTDSAELSETQGMISVVSHAAETHFNLVLDTVTAFTRDRFYETSTGWKAQLPQGTERPQATRAALMCVYSGIALRAPREQLLARVDREIMGTILQLSRVTQREMQLKLALVQSVTEVSSAIQTVGDAGSFELSSKQEVTQTLLDWIKEEPADSLVYGVFQALEELSKLRPALSREENRSLLAVCCQAVLSSPSQEGMKRGRTVRAALNMQLLHRRSVEDLGHLIETLLAAEEPSAGFDDVFLVSSQGESVAGAGNQGFSGWQ from the exons ATGAGGGCGCTCCGAG ctCTCTGTCCATGTGTGTGTCCCCCGTCCAGAGCctccagtcctgaggacagAGACGGGGTGACGGGGACTGTCCCTGAGGCTGTCGACACCTTTGTGGCCATTGGGACATCTGGGCTGAAACAGCTGCAAGACCATGAG GGCAACCGGGTGGACACATACCGGGAGCTGGAGCATGCCTTGCAGGGAGAGGATGGCTGCTTGCCCGGTGGTGTTGTGAACCGCCTCATAGCAGAGGCCTCGGGTGACCTGCGAGCAGCCCAG GGTGTGATGGATGATGTGAAGATGGCCGCCAGTGACTTCTTGGTGGCTCTGGCCCGCACCCACTTTTACTTCGTCatggctgagctgcagagccacCTGAAGGTGGTGGGGAAGGTCCCTGATGAGGCTGTGCTCGTCACCTTGGGCAAGATGGCTGGCAGCTATG CCCTGCGCTGTGTCCCCTTCGCGGGAGCGACGCTGCTGGCCCTGCGCAGGACGCTGAGCCGGGCAGGGAGCGGCCGGACCCTGCGCATCATCTGCGGGG TTCTGGAGCGATGGTCCAAGGGCATCACCATGTACTTGTGCAGCCAGAAACGACACCCCTTTCctcagagcagggcagcacagctctgtggagaccttTACCCGCTCTTCCATCACGCAGTGGTAAATTGGCTGGGCTGCAAGGAGGAACAGGTGAGAAGTGCTGCTTGCCACAGCTGGGGCCACAGCGGGGGTGTCCAT gaTAATCGGGCGGTCCTGGGTGCGGTGACTGCCATGGTTGGTGTCCTTGTGTGTGAGGAGCGGCACTGCCAGCGTGCCCGGGAGCAGCTCCTCCGGCTCCTGCGCCAGCACCAGCGGGTCCAGGACACCTCCCGGGTCACCGAG AACCTCGGCCACGTACTGCAGATGCTGGGGGGAGGTCAGACCCCAACCCCACGGGGCTCAGCTCTCGCCCCCCACACCGCTGGGCACCACCAG GTCCCTGATGTGACTGAGGAGCCTGGGCCAGCCCATAAGGCGAAGCCATCCCGCCCCATGACGCTGCAGG CCCGAACCTGCCCCGCAGCTGTTCTGCGGTCCCAGCTGAGGCACGGGAGCGAGGCCCAGCGTGTGGCAACCCTGAgcctgctgggagagctggCCCGCTCTGACg CTCCTGTAGCAAGGAAGAAGCTGCCCCAGGTGGTGGCAGCTGTGCAGCTGGTGTGCAACGACCCCAGCGCCCAG GTGCAGAGGGCAGTTCTGGAGTTCATCTGGGAATTGCTGAGCTCCggctcccagagctgctggccaCGGGATGTGGTGGGGCACATCTTCAGCGAGTACAGCCGGAGCTCGGGCAGACTG GCGGCAGGAGGCCTTTTTGCCTGGAAGCCCCAGGAGGACAGAGCTCTTCAGTCCCTGTGCGTGGACATCCTGGGCTCACTGGATGTCACTCGGAGAGGGATGTCCCAG ctcctgtggcccaggctgctgcagtaCGTGGTGCCAGCCCAGTACAGCGGCGTGCTGATCCCGCTGTCCCGCGGCCTGCGAGCCCTGCTGGAGAGACGGGAGAGAGCGGgatgtgaggaagaggaggagcccGATGCTGTGGACTCGCCGGAGCAAG CCCGGCTGCCGGCTCCCCAGGCGCTGCTGGCTCGAACGCTG GTGCTGGCGGCGGCTCCTCACACCAGCAGCGGCCGCGCAGTCGCTgccttgcagctgctgcaggccctgcagggctggatcTGCGGGGCCTTGGGGACAGCGTGGGCCACCGAGAtccccctcctgctgcagcacctggcag GAAGAGCCGAGAGCTCCCTGGACTCTGCAGAGTGGGAGCAGCATGTGCTTAAG TTCTTGCGAGCATCCCTGAAGCTCATTGAGGATGAGACCTGGAGCGTGGGCCTGAGCCAGCAGCTGAGCCGGCagctgggcagctctgcccccGGCTCCTGGCAGAAG CTTTTCCTCTACAAGGCTCTCGGGACAGCGCTGGCAGGTTGTCGGGACCTCAGCCACGTCCAAGGGCAGGTGCTGAGGTTCCTCCAGGACACAGACTCTGCGGAGCTCTCTGAGACCCAG GGGATGATTTCTGTGGTGTCCCATGCTGCTGAGACCCACTTCAACCTGGTCTTGGACACAGTGACCGCTTTTACCAGAGACAGGTTTTATGAGACTTCCACGGGCTGGAAG GCACAGCTGCCGCAGGGCACAGAGAGACCTCAGGCCACTCGTGCTGCTCTGATGTGCGTGTACAGCGGCATCGCTCTGCGTgcccccagggagcagctgctcgCCCGTGTGGATAGGGAGATCATGGGCACCATCCTGCAGCTCTCCAGAGTCACACAGAGG GAGATGCAGCTCAAGCTCGCCCTGGTGCAGAGTGTCACTGAGgtcagctctgccatccagacTGTGGGTGATGCTGGCAGCTTTGAGCTGTCCTCGAAGCAGGAGGTGACACAGACCCTGCTG GACTGGATCAAGGAGGAGCCTGCGGACTCCCTGGTGTACGGAGTGTTTCAGGCCCTGGAGGAGTTGAG CAAGCTGAGGCCAGCGCTGAGCAGGGAGGAGAACCGCAGCCTGCTGGCAGTGTGCTGCCAGGCTGTCCTGTCCTCTCCTTCCCAGGAGGGGATGAAGAGGGGCAGGACGGTGCGGGCAGCTCTGAACATGCAG ctTCTGCACAGGAGAAGTGTTGAAGATCTGGGCCACCTCATCGAGACTCTCCTGGCGGCAGAGGAGCCCTCGGCTGGCTTTGATGATGTGTTCCTTGTGAGTAGCCAGGGGGAAAGTGTTGCAGGGGCAGGGAATCAAGGATTTAGCGGGTGGCAGTAG